In a genomic window of Dyadobacter fermentans DSM 18053:
- a CDS encoding xanthine dehydrogenase family protein molybdopterin-binding subunit, protein MKTLNQTSRRDFMKFAAAAGGGLFLGFNWSDSKAAPVVVDASQIAAGSVKFNSYLSIGADNSITIVSPNPEIGQGIKTAFPMVVAEELDADWKRVKTVQGNLDSTQFERQVTGGSGAVPHSWERLRKAGATARHLLIEAAAAKWGVPASEITTADSKLMHKASGKSASYGEFAEAAGKLTAPTDVKLKDEKAFKLIGQSVRNVDNKNIATGKPLFGLDFYREGMLFAIIQRPKAFGYKLKSVDSAAAKAMPGIVDVVTFENSVAVVGKSTWQCQKARQVLKIDYEKAADLESSEDHNRIFSNLMDNGEATVRRKNGDVETAFKNAAKVIKAEYQCPFLPHSPLEPMNFFAHVREDGVELVGPTQTPDRARGEAAKITGFPPEKITVEITRQGGGFGRRLSADFAIEAVHVSKLVKAPVKVIWTREDDMTGGTYRPAVRYRFEAALDKNNELIGYKLRGVGINSGNPTREDNFPSGSVDNLLIDSVEHKSAITTGPWRAPITNFLAYAEQSFIDEVAEAAGKDPVEFRLALLEKAKKSPAGEVKYDVDRMIAVIKLAAEKSNWGKKKGVHQGFSVYFSHRSYVAQVGEVVVEKGKPALKNIIAAVDCGIVINKSGSLQQVRGGVVDGLGHAMYGNMTFKGGTPDQSNFNGFRLIRMNEIPEVDVHFVENGISPTGLGEPALPPAGGAVANAFYKATKQRLRNQPFINDAAFKGIS, encoded by the coding sequence ATGAAGACATTAAATCAGACTTCGCGTCGCGACTTCATGAAGTTCGCGGCTGCGGCCGGTGGCGGCTTGTTCCTGGGTTTCAACTGGTCGGATTCGAAGGCGGCGCCGGTAGTGGTGGATGCCAGCCAGATCGCGGCCGGTTCGGTGAAATTCAACAGCTACCTTTCAATCGGTGCCGATAACAGCATTACCATCGTTTCTCCCAACCCTGAAATCGGCCAAGGCATTAAAACGGCTTTCCCGATGGTGGTCGCAGAGGAGCTGGATGCGGACTGGAAACGGGTAAAAACCGTGCAGGGAAACCTGGATAGCACCCAATTTGAGCGCCAGGTAACAGGCGGCAGCGGTGCCGTACCGCATTCATGGGAAAGGCTGCGCAAGGCCGGTGCCACAGCCCGGCATCTGCTCATCGAAGCCGCCGCAGCGAAATGGGGCGTGCCCGCGTCGGAAATTACCACAGCGGATAGCAAGCTGATGCACAAAGCATCGGGCAAATCGGCCAGCTATGGCGAATTTGCGGAGGCCGCAGGCAAGCTCACCGCGCCGACGGACGTGAAATTGAAGGATGAAAAAGCATTCAAGCTGATCGGACAGTCGGTCAGGAATGTGGATAACAAAAATATAGCAACGGGCAAGCCACTGTTCGGTCTGGATTTTTACCGTGAAGGAATGCTCTTCGCGATTATCCAGCGGCCAAAGGCATTCGGTTACAAACTCAAATCGGTGGACTCCGCCGCTGCCAAGGCAATGCCCGGCATTGTGGATGTTGTGACATTCGAAAACAGCGTAGCGGTAGTAGGGAAATCCACCTGGCAATGCCAGAAAGCCCGTCAGGTGCTCAAAATCGACTACGAAAAAGCAGCCGACCTCGAAAGCTCCGAAGATCATAACCGCATCTTCTCCAATCTGATGGACAACGGCGAAGCGACCGTTCGCCGGAAAAACGGAGATGTGGAAACCGCATTCAAGAATGCAGCGAAGGTCATCAAGGCCGAATACCAGTGCCCGTTCCTGCCGCACAGCCCACTGGAACCGATGAACTTCTTTGCGCACGTACGCGAGGACGGCGTGGAGCTCGTAGGCCCGACGCAAACGCCCGACCGCGCCCGCGGAGAAGCAGCGAAGATTACCGGCTTCCCGCCCGAAAAAATCACCGTGGAAATTACCCGCCAGGGCGGTGGCTTTGGCCGCCGGCTTTCGGCAGACTTTGCCATCGAAGCGGTACACGTTTCGAAGCTCGTGAAGGCGCCCGTGAAAGTGATATGGACCCGCGAAGATGACATGACTGGCGGGACTTACCGCCCGGCGGTTCGCTACCGGTTTGAGGCTGCATTGGATAAAAACAATGAACTGATTGGGTACAAGCTGCGCGGAGTTGGCATTAACTCGGGTAACCCTACCCGTGAAGATAACTTCCCGTCAGGCTCTGTGGATAACCTGCTGATCGACTCGGTGGAACATAAATCGGCCATTACAACAGGCCCCTGGCGCGCGCCGATCACCAACTTCCTGGCCTATGCCGAGCAGTCGTTCATCGACGAAGTGGCCGAGGCAGCAGGTAAAGATCCGGTGGAATTCAGGCTTGCGCTGTTGGAAAAGGCTAAAAAATCGCCTGCCGGGGAAGTGAAATACGATGTGGACAGGATGATCGCGGTGATCAAACTGGCGGCAGAGAAAAGTAACTGGGGTAAGAAAAAAGGCGTTCATCAGGGATTCTCGGTCTATTTCTCGCACCGGTCCTACGTAGCCCAGGTGGGCGAGGTGGTGGTTGAGAAAGGTAAGCCTGCATTGAAAAACATCATTGCGGCCGTCGATTGCGGCATTGTGATCAACAAAAGCGGTTCATTGCAGCAGGTGCGCGGCGGGGTGGTGGACGGCCTCGGCCATGCCATGTACGGCAATATGACGTTCAAAGGAGGCACGCCCGACCAGAGTAACTTTAACGGTTTCCGGTTGATACGCATGAACGAAATTCCCGAAGTGGATGTCCACTTTGTCGAGAATGGCATTTCTCCCACCGGCTTGGGCGAACCGGCATTGCCGCCGGCAGGTGGGGCGGTAGCCAATGCATTCTACAAAGCTACCAAACAAAGGCTTCGGAATCAGCCGTTTATAAACGATGCGGCCTTTAAAGGCATTTCGTAA
- a CDS encoding (2Fe-2S)-binding protein, with translation MASFKLTINNRAYSADVEGDTPLLWVLRDNLGLVGTKYGCGIAQCGACTVHLDGKAVRSCVLPVSAVGKAKVTTIEGLSEKGDHPVQKAWDEVDVAQCGYCQAGQIMTAAAFLKEKPKPTDEEIVGAMSGNLCRCGTYHRIREAVKVAASKTN, from the coding sequence ATGGCATCATTCAAACTGACTATTAACAACCGTGCATACAGCGCCGATGTGGAGGGAGATACCCCGCTGCTATGGGTTTTGCGCGATAATCTGGGCCTCGTAGGTACCAAATATGGCTGCGGTATCGCACAATGCGGGGCCTGCACCGTTCACCTCGACGGCAAGGCCGTTCGCTCATGCGTACTGCCGGTTTCGGCGGTAGGAAAAGCGAAAGTCACCACCATTGAAGGCCTGTCCGAAAAAGGCGATCACCCGGTACAGAAGGCGTGGGACGAAGTGGACGTGGCGCAATGCGGTTACTGCCAGGCAGGCCAGATCATGACCGCCGCCGCATTCCTCAAAGAAAAACCCAAACCAACCGACGAGGAGATCGTGGGCGCGATGAGCGGCAACCTTTGCCGCTGCGGCACTTACCACCGCATTCGCGAAGCCGTAAAAGTTGCAGCCTCTAAAACGAATTAA
- a CDS encoding DUF3467 domain-containing protein — translation MKEENKENEQQINVELSEEMAEGVYSNLAMIAHSNSEFILDFIRLMPGVPRAKVKARIIVTPEHAKRLVAALRDNIQKYEDQYGPIQNSQDSEPTFNFPISFGGPGGEA, via the coding sequence ATGAAAGAAGAAAACAAGGAAAACGAACAACAGATCAATGTGGAGCTGTCGGAGGAAATGGCAGAAGGCGTGTATTCCAACCTGGCCATGATCGCCCACTCCAACAGCGAATTTATTCTTGACTTCATCCGCCTCATGCCGGGCGTCCCGCGCGCGAAAGTGAAAGCCCGGATCATCGTAACGCCCGAGCATGCCAAACGTCTGGTGGCCGCATTGCGCGATAACATTCAAAAGTATGAGGATCAGTACGGTCCGATACAAAATTCCCAGGACAGCGAGCCTACATTCAATTTCCCCATTAGTTTTGGCGGCCCCGGAGGCGAAGCGTAA
- the rpoC gene encoding DNA-directed RNA polymerase subunit beta' gives MSFKKNKKLNSDFSRMTISLASPESILESSFGEVTQPETINYRTYKPEMGGLFCERIFGPVKDWECHCGKYKRIRYKGIICDRCGVEVTEKKVRRERMGHIELVVPVAHIWYFRSLPNKIGYLLGLSTKKLDQIIYYERYAVVQPGIKEEDGVGYLDFLTEDEYLDIVDKLPRENQLLPDTDPNKFIAKMGADALEMLLSRIKLDELSYELRHQAATDTSQQRKAEALKRLKVVEAFRDANTRIENRPEWMVIKMVPVIPPELRPLVPLDGGRFATSDLNDLYRRVIIRNNRLKRLIEIKAPEVILRNEKRMLQEAVDSLFDNSRKVNAVRSEGNRALKSLSDMLKGKQGRFRQNLLGKRVDYSGRSVIVVGPELKLHECGLPKDMAAELFKPFIIRKLIERGIVKTVKSAKKIVDRKDPVIWDILENVLKGHPVLLNRAPTLHRLGIQAFQPKLIEGKAIQLHPLVCTAFNADFDGDQMAVHVPLGQEAVLEASMLMLSSHNILNPANGAPITVPSQDMVLGLYYVTKGRVSTEQYPIIGEGKIFYGPDEVIIAINEGKLSKHANIKCRVRVRNEDGTFEIKLIDTVAGRILFNQAVPEEVGYINELLTKKKLQQIIGLVFKQAGVARTAQFLDEIKELGFQMAFKGGLSMGLDDVMVPSEKEKLIEQAKGDVENVWNNYLMGLITENERYNQVIDIWTRVNSRITETLMKQLETDKGGFNSIYMMMHSGARGSREQIRQLGGMRGLMAKPQKNIAGGAGEIIENPILSNFKEGLDVLEYFISTHGARKGLADTALKTADAGYLTRRLHDVAQDVVVVEEDCGSLRGIAISALKDNEDIVEPLSERILGRVSVHDVFDPLSNELILTAGQEITEEIAAYIDETAIETVEIRSVLTCETRDGVCAKCYGRSLASAQMVNIGEAVGVIASQSIGEPGTQLTLRTFHVGGTASNISVEANIKAKFDGLIQFEDLRLVQSVNSEGDEVTVVMGRSGEVKIVHPETKQLLISNNVPYGAHLQVKEGDTVFKGQELCTWDPYHAVILSEFTGTVSFDAIEEGITFREEFDEQTGFQESVIIETRDKTKNPAIVVKGKSTLLKDQTEKGYNLPVGARLVVKAGAAIKAGQPLAKIPRVVGKTRDITGGLPRVTELFEARNPSNPATVSEIDGVVSYGGVKRGNREIHIESKDGTQRRYMVPLSKHILVQDGDFVRAGDPLSDGAITPADILSIKGPTAVQEYLVNEIQEVYRLQGVKINDKHIECIVRQMMQKVDILDAGDTNFLEMQAVDRVVFREENDKILDMKVVEDAGSSETLKPGMIVSVRRLRDENSSLKRRDLKLVTARDAQAAVARPTLMGITQASLGTESFVSAASFQETTKVLSEAAVRGKRDELKGLKENVIVGHLIPAGTGMRQYENLIVGSKEEFDALSDSRERQSRKKKELA, from the coding sequence ATGTCTTTCAAAAAGAATAAAAAATTAAACAGCGACTTTTCCAGAATGACCATCAGTCTGGCGTCACCGGAGTCTATTCTAGAAAGCTCCTTCGGTGAGGTAACCCAGCCTGAAACCATCAACTACCGGACCTACAAGCCGGAGATGGGCGGTCTGTTCTGCGAGCGCATTTTCGGTCCTGTAAAAGACTGGGAATGTCACTGCGGTAAATACAAGCGCATTCGCTATAAAGGAATCATCTGCGACCGTTGCGGTGTCGAGGTAACCGAGAAAAAGGTTCGCCGCGAGCGCATGGGCCACATTGAACTCGTGGTTCCTGTTGCACATATCTGGTACTTCCGCAGCTTGCCGAACAAAATCGGTTATCTGTTGGGACTTTCTACCAAGAAACTCGACCAGATCATTTATTACGAACGGTACGCGGTTGTTCAGCCAGGTATCAAAGAAGAGGACGGCGTTGGCTACCTCGACTTCCTGACCGAAGACGAATACCTCGATATCGTTGACAAGCTCCCACGCGAGAACCAGTTGCTTCCTGACACGGATCCCAACAAATTCATCGCGAAAATGGGTGCCGATGCATTGGAAATGCTGTTGAGCCGCATTAAGCTCGACGAACTTTCTTATGAACTCCGTCACCAGGCTGCTACCGACACTTCTCAGCAACGTAAAGCGGAAGCTTTGAAGCGCTTGAAAGTGGTAGAAGCATTCCGTGATGCGAATACCCGTATCGAAAACCGCCCTGAATGGATGGTGATCAAAATGGTACCGGTTATTCCACCAGAATTGCGTCCATTGGTACCCCTGGATGGTGGCCGTTTCGCGACTTCGGATTTGAACGACCTTTACCGTCGTGTGATCATCCGTAACAACCGTCTGAAACGCCTCATCGAGATCAAGGCACCTGAGGTGATCTTGCGTAACGAAAAGCGTATGTTGCAGGAAGCGGTTGACTCGCTTTTCGACAACAGCCGGAAAGTAAATGCGGTACGTTCGGAAGGTAACCGTGCTTTGAAATCACTTTCAGACATGCTGAAAGGTAAGCAAGGCCGTTTCCGTCAGAACTTGCTCGGTAAGCGCGTTGACTACTCTGGTCGTTCGGTTATCGTGGTAGGTCCTGAATTGAAACTGCACGAATGCGGTCTGCCGAAAGACATGGCTGCCGAGCTTTTCAAGCCGTTCATCATCCGCAAGCTCATCGAGCGTGGTATTGTTAAAACTGTAAAATCAGCGAAGAAGATCGTAGACCGCAAGGACCCTGTGATCTGGGATATTCTCGAAAACGTACTGAAAGGTCACCCGGTATTGCTTAACCGTGCTCCGACACTTCACCGTTTGGGTATCCAGGCATTCCAGCCTAAACTGATCGAAGGTAAGGCAATCCAGCTTCACCCATTGGTGTGTACGGCATTCAACGCCGACTTTGACGGTGACCAGATGGCGGTACACGTACCACTGGGTCAGGAAGCCGTTTTGGAAGCGTCTATGCTAATGCTTTCGTCGCATAACATTCTTAACCCAGCCAACGGTGCGCCGATTACGGTACCATCGCAGGATATGGTTTTGGGTCTGTATTATGTAACAAAAGGTCGCGTAAGCACCGAGCAATATCCGATCATCGGAGAAGGCAAAATCTTCTACGGTCCAGATGAGGTGATCATCGCGATCAACGAAGGCAAATTGTCGAAACATGCGAATATCAAATGCCGCGTTCGCGTTCGTAACGAGGACGGTACATTTGAAATTAAGCTGATCGACACCGTTGCAGGTCGTATCCTGTTCAACCAGGCTGTTCCTGAGGAGGTTGGTTATATCAACGAATTGTTGACCAAGAAAAAACTTCAGCAGATCATCGGTTTGGTATTCAAACAAGCTGGTGTGGCCCGTACGGCTCAATTCCTGGATGAAATCAAAGAACTCGGTTTCCAAATGGCCTTCAAAGGCGGTTTGTCAATGGGATTGGACGATGTAATGGTTCCAAGTGAAAAAGAAAAACTCATCGAGCAGGCGAAAGGCGATGTTGAAAACGTCTGGAACAACTACCTGATGGGTCTCATCACCGAGAACGAACGTTACAACCAGGTAATCGATATCTGGACGCGCGTTAACTCACGCATTACAGAGACGTTGATGAAGCAGCTGGAAACAGACAAAGGCGGATTCAACTCAATCTATATGATGATGCACTCCGGAGCCCGCGGTTCCCGTGAGCAGATCCGTCAGTTGGGTGGTATGAGGGGTCTTATGGCCAAACCTCAGAAAAACATCGCTGGTGGTGCCGGTGAAATCATCGAAAACCCGATTCTTTCTAATTTTAAAGAAGGTCTCGACGTTTTGGAATACTTTATCTCTACCCACGGTGCGCGTAAAGGTTTGGCCGATACCGCGTTGAAAACTGCGGATGCGGGTTACCTGACCCGTCGTTTGCACGACGTTGCGCAAGACGTGGTAGTAGTGGAAGAAGACTGCGGCTCGCTCCGTGGTATAGCAATCTCTGCGTTGAAAGACAATGAGGATATTGTAGAACCATTGTCAGAGCGTATCCTGGGTCGTGTGAGCGTTCATGACGTGTTCGATCCGTTGAGCAACGAATTGATCCTGACTGCCGGCCAGGAAATCACAGAGGAAATTGCTGCTTACATTGATGAAACAGCGATCGAAACTGTGGAAATCCGTTCGGTACTGACTTGCGAAACCCGCGACGGTGTTTGCGCGAAATGCTACGGACGCAGCCTGGCGTCTGCCCAGATGGTAAACATCGGTGAGGCAGTAGGTGTAATCGCTTCCCAGTCAATCGGTGAGCCGGGTACACAGCTGACACTCCGTACATTCCACGTGGGTGGTACGGCTTCCAACATCTCTGTTGAAGCCAACATCAAAGCGAAATTCGACGGTTTGATCCAGTTCGAAGATCTTCGTTTGGTACAATCTGTTAACTCAGAAGGCGACGAAGTAACGGTAGTAATGGGTCGTTCAGGTGAGGTGAAAATCGTTCACCCTGAAACGAAACAACTGCTGATCTCGAACAATGTACCTTACGGTGCGCATTTGCAGGTGAAAGAAGGTGATACCGTATTCAAAGGACAGGAACTTTGTACCTGGGACCCTTACCACGCGGTAATCCTTTCAGAATTCACTGGAACGGTTTCCTTCGACGCGATCGAAGAAGGTATCACATTCCGTGAAGAATTTGACGAACAAACAGGCTTCCAGGAGTCGGTGATCATTGAAACGCGTGACAAAACCAAAAACCCGGCGATCGTGGTGAAAGGTAAGTCTACATTGTTGAAAGATCAGACTGAAAAGGGCTATAACCTTCCTGTTGGAGCGCGTCTGGTTGTGAAGGCAGGTGCCGCTATCAAAGCTGGTCAGCCGCTGGCGAAAATCCCACGTGTCGTTGGTAAAACACGCGATATCACGGGAGGTCTGCCACGTGTGACCGAATTGTTCGAAGCACGTAACCCGTCTAACCCTGCGACGGTTTCTGAAATCGACGGTGTGGTATCTTACGGCGGCGTGAAACGCGGTAACCGTGAAATCCATATCGAATCGAAAGACGGAACACAACGCCGTTACATGGTGCCTTTGTCGAAACACATCCTTGTTCAGGATGGCGACTTCGTACGCGCCGGTGACCCGCTTTCCGATGGTGCTATCACCCCTGCGGACATCCTTTCTATCAAAGGACCAACCGCCGTTCAGGAGTACCTCGTGAACGAGATCCAGGAAGTATACCGTCTGCAAGGTGTGAAGATCAACGATAAACACATCGAGTGTATCGTGCGCCAGATGATGCAGAAAGTAGATATCCTGGACGCTGGTGACACCAACTTCCTTGAAATGCAGGCAGTTGACCGCGTGGTATTCCGCGAGGAAAACGACAAAATCCTGGATATGAAAGTGGTTGAGGACGCTGGTAGCTCCGAAACATTGAAGCCTGGTATGATCGTTTCAGTTCGTCGTTTGCGCGATGAGAATTCAAGCCTGAAACGTCGTGACCTGAAATTGGTTACTGCCCGTGACGCGCAAGCTGCGGTAGCAAGACCAACCCTGATGGGTATCACACAAGCTTCTTTGGGTACTGAAAGCTTTGTTTCCGCGGCTTCATTCCAGGAAACAACCAAAGTATTGAGCGAAGCGGCTGTTCGTGGAAAACGCGACGAACTGAAAGGCTTGAAAGAGAACGTGATCGTAGGTCACCTCATTCCGGCCGGTACAGGTATGCGTCAATACGAAAACCTGATCGTTGGATCGAAAGAAGAATTCGATGCGCTGTCCGATTCTCGCGAGAGACAATCGCGCAAGAAAAAGGAGTTGGCGTAA